The following is a genomic window from Moorella sp. Hama-1.
GCCCGCCTGGTGGGGTGAGATACAGTTTGACCCGTTGTGGTTTAATGGCTACCTCGATAAGCGCCCCTCCTTTGCCGGACTCTGGACGCTGGAACCTTGTTTCAAAAAAATCCCCAAATTTATCCCTGACGCGCCAGGGTCACCCATAGGCATCCTGGCCTATGACACAAAGCCGGCCTACCGCTGGGTGAATACACCCGCCAGTACCAGCGGAAGATGGTGGGAAACCAACTCCAAGGTAGGTTTTAACGGCGCCTACAACCCGAGCCCTGTAGGAGGGAGGCTGGTTCCCTACGACCCCGCCCTGCCAGGGCCGGTATATTTATATCAAAAGGCAGTTTATGAAGGGGATGGTCCAACGTACAGCACCACCAGAGAGAGGTGGGAAACCCTGCGGGAGGAAAAATACCCGCGAAGAATCCCTATTTCAACTTCTTCAAGTTACACTGGGGACTTATTCTTTGCGGACGAATCCAGAACAAAAGTTGTGGTTACCTATACCAAGTGGGGGAGTTTTTACTACAGAGAAATCCCCCTTAAAAGCCAAGATCCAGCAAACATAAATCCTTTTGAGGGCAAAAGCTATCTTGTTAATGGCGACCACCCTTCATACGCCCCCGCAGGGGAAAATAGTAAAAACTACTATGGCGCTGTTCATTACAATGCGTATAGTTGGGAGCCATATGAGGTGTATGTTACGGCATATTCACCACCTTTGAGCATCCTGGGTAGTTATAGCCAGGTTTTAAATGTCACCCGGGATAAAGACGGGCGCTTGAAGACACTGGAGGATCGTTACTTTGCAGTATTTTATAACCCGACTGATCATCCCATGAAAGTCACGCCTCTCCAGGCTTGGATGATCGATGACTATGACGATAAAAGTTATTATGGGAAACTTATCCCGGAGACAGGAACTGTGGTAATCCCCCCGAACAGTTACGGCGTTATCCCGATAAAAGGGATATTCGCAGGAACGGTTCCAAAAGAGTTCGAAAAAGACAGTAAGGTATCTAACCTTGACGGGGTAGCAAGGTTGGGGCACCCAGGGGAAAGTTTGATGCCGGGCTCCCTCACCCCTGTCTGGTCTTACAATGAATGGATGAACGCTCTGAGCTACTATGACGGACTGGCGGTGTCTTTGGAAGCGGAGGTAACCGACAATGTAGTGGGAGTCGATTCGGGTCCCACCTATAGAGGCGATTGGCTTGATAGCGCCTACAAGATCGACGGCTACCTCTTTGAATACGAAAAAGCAATGACGCCGGAAGAACTAGTTATCTTCGCCAACGCCCGCCTGGATGGGGGTACGAGGAACAATGTGCTTGGGATAATACAAAACGGGGTATGCACTAAGAAGATGCGAACTCTGGGATCAAGCTGGTACTGGACGTATGTGTACCCTTAGTGGGGGTTGGAGCCAGGGTGGATTATCACCCTGGCTTTACTTTTTGAAAGAGCTGTACCTTTAACTGAACTTAAAAAGGAGCGTGGTTTTATGCTGGTACTTCAAACCAATTCCCAACCGGCGGCTCTGGCCACGGTCAAGGCCGTAGGTGCAGGCGCATGAAAGTTTCAAAACCAGCCATGGTAGATCGAAGAGATACCTGGCGTTTTATTACTAAAGCTTTATGCCGCATACTCTGGTATTCTTCTTGGGTGTTGCTCTTTTGGGATGTATTCACGTTTTTCCTCATGATAATAGCTGCAGTCCTGCTGTTTACACAGGGTTTTAAAATTGAAGCCCTTCGCTTAATTAAGCTGGGGGGTGTTTTCTTTTTGACAGGACTTCTTATAGCCTTTTGGGGGATGTTAATTTGTTGCCTCGCAGATCCAGGTAGAGGGTTAAATTTATTGCGCTATAAATTTTTAAATTGGGACGGCGGAGATAAAAGGGATAAATTAAGCCCTGGTTAGTATAAAAAGGGTATGCCGGTAATGGAATAAGAACGAACAGATATAATGTTGGAGGCATGGAACCAGGGTAGATCTACCCTGGTTTTTCTTTTTTAAGGGCTTATATGTTCAACTTAACCATTAAAAAGGAGCGTGGTTTTATGCTTGCAATTCAAACCAACCCCCAACCGGCGGCCCTGGCCATCGACGTGGGCTTCGGTTATACCAAAGCGGTATCTTCAGCCGGCAGTAAAGTTATCTTCCCTTCAGTTGTCGCCCCGGCAGGTTCTCCCGACGCCTTTGAAAGGCTAGATAAAAGCGATACCGGCTACCGGGTGCGGATTAAAAAGTGGATTGACGGCCCTGTAGAAGAATGGCTGGTAGGCGAACTGGCCCTGAAGGAAGGGCGGGAGGTGCAGTATTTCCAGGACTGGGAGAAACACAGCCACCCGGCCCATGACGCCGTATTGCTGGCCGCTGCTGTTTTAACCTGGAACTGGCCCCGGGCCGGTAGCGGTATCATCGGGATCAGCAGCCCTGCCCTGGTGGTAGGGCTGCCGGTGGATGTCTGGCGCGACGAACTGCAGCGGGAAGGCCTTAAGAGGCACCTGGCGGGCCTGGTAGCCGAGGTGAGCGTCGACGGGAACGACCCGGTGCGGGTGACCTTCAGCAAGGTTTATGTCTACCCCCAGGCCGCCGGCGCTTTCCTTACCGTTCCTGATCTTCCCGACAGCGGCATCGTGGCCCTGGTAGACGTGGGACAGAAAACCACTGATAGCGCGGCGATAGAGATTGTCAACGGCCGGCAGAGGCTGGTAAAAACCATGTGCTTCAGCATCAACAAAGGCATGGCGGCCCTGGTGGAAGCCGTGCGGGAGGAATTCCGGCGGCAGACCGGGGCGCCCCTGCCGCCCCAGCAGGCCTGGGAGACGGTAAAAAGCGGATCCCTCTGGTACCGGGGCAAGCAGATTGATATGGCCCCGGCGATTAAAAAGGCCCGGTCGGAGATAGCCCGGGCCATAGCCGACCAGGTGCTGGCCGGGTGGGGCGAGAGGGCC
Proteins encoded in this region:
- a CDS encoding ParM/StbA family protein, giving the protein MLAIQTNPQPAALAIDVGFGYTKAVSSAGSKVIFPSVVAPAGSPDAFERLDKSDTGYRVRIKKWIDGPVEEWLVGELALKEGREVQYFQDWEKHSHPAHDAVLLAAAVLTWNWPRAGSGIIGISSPALVVGLPVDVWRDELQREGLKRHLAGLVAEVSVDGNDPVRVTFSKVYVYPQAAGAFLTVPDLPDSGIVALVDVGQKTTDSAAIEIVNGRQRLVKTMCFSINKGMAALVEAVREEFRRQTGAPLPPQQAWETVKSGSLWYRGKQIDMAPAIKKARSEIARAIADQVLAGWGERADFVRKVYLAGGGILDLPDLKNMFPAAAVLPGPQWANALGFLKVARGLAV